The genomic stretch TCAAATAGTCCCTTAGGATAGTTGCAGACATACAGACACACGTACATATTTACACTCTTACACACCTCACAGAGCTTGAAccaataaattaaaacaaaaaaaagggcagcggggatttttttttttttctcttcctttttttgtcacGTAAGAAACAGCAGCTCCCCGAGGCAAGGCTGGGGAGCCAGCTGGAGGACGGCGAAACAGAAGCCAACACGGACACGACCCTGCCCCAAAAAAGATGCGATGACAGCGAGTGTGCTTTGCAGCAGGAGGCCACTTCATACTCGGGCTTCGATGCACTCCAGTTTGATCATTTCGTCCAGCCTGCAGCCCTCAGCTTGGGCACAGTGGCTCAGGTGGGCACTTGGGCTCTCAGCACCTCGAGTtttgggggtctgggggcagGCGGCCGCAGTCTGAGAGTGGGGGGAGTCGCATTCGTCCGAGGTAATGTCGGGCACGTCGTCCGACTGGCTGTCAGAGCTCTCCAGGTCGCTCCGTATGCTCTCAGGCTGGGCCAGGGTGATGTCCCAGGTTTTGCTGGTAACGCAGTCCTTTTGCTCACAGCTTTGGTGTTTGCACGTTTGCTCCTGGTcgccatcctcttcctcctcctcctcctcctcttcctcattctCTGCCATTTGGGTGTGGACGTGCAGAGagtcctctgtgctgctgccactggcCAGCTGGTAGTGACTCGGTTTGGCTTCGATGTCCACCTGGATCTCCATGTTATTGCACTCCCTGCAAAAACAAGCACCCTTGTGTTACTGGGTACGGTTACTGGGTTGGACTGGGTCACCACTGGGCACTGCATCACTGTACTGGGAGGGTTATGTTTCCCAGATGTGAGCAACCAtgtgaaaggaggttgaagcatgggGGGGGGATTGgtgtcttctcccaagcagaagagatagaatgagaggaaatggcctcaagttgtgccagggaaggtttaagTTGGATatttggaacaatttcttcccggaaagggctgtggggcattggaacaggctgcccagggcagtgctggagtcaccatccctggaggcgttGAACAGAGCACAGATTTTTCCAGGACACCCGCTCCCAACACTCTTCTCACCATCGCGTGTCCCTCCTACCTGTCCTGGGGGTTGTAGGAGCTGATGATGGAACCAGCCATGGCTCGAGTGCTGCCGTTGTCACTGATAGCCCCCAAGCTGACCGAGTCTTTGGGGAAAATCTCCTTCTGGACATCTGCCTGAACTTCCAGCCTGTAGGAAAGACGAAGATTGATTCCTCAGAAATGCCATAGATGGTCCCCGAGGGGCATCAACCACTCACTGTTCATCACGGGAAGGCAAGAGACCCtctgtgccagcccagctcagcacgACAGAGCTTAACCCCAATGGTTCCTCTTATTCAGTCTCATTTTTGGCTCTGTTTAGGTAAACCCGTTCTGTTTTCAATGACGAGGGTAGTGTTTACATCTATGACGACTCACGCAATTCCTGCGAAGAACCGACTTTCACAGAACCAGCGCAGAGCCGCGATTATATCCCGGCTGCCGTATTGACACGTATCTCTAATTACTCAGCAAAGTGAGTCACAGGCAGGCTGAGAGGAAAACTGCAGTGTAACCTCTTGGAAAGCAATGATCCTGCTTCATACAGGCCAGCGGGGAAAAGGAAACCTCAAAACCCGGAGGCTGGGACAAGGGGACTGGAAGATCTCTAAGCAGGCCAGGCAGGCACCTCTGCATTGTTCCCAATTAACCTGAAGCATCGGCTCCGCAGTTTCAAGGAGCTCAGGAGGGACAGAAACTTGTTTATCTTTTGTCCTCCTTACAAGAACCGGCCCAGCACTGACTCCAGAAGcagcctgctctgctgggactgGTTATTCTACAGGgcgtttcaaaaagatggacccagtttcaaagcagtacATTTCACCGTGGCAATGTcttacaattacacaaaaatttacaaacggTTGAATGACTTAGcaagttttagtaaccttttcATACATGCCCtatgttccctccacctgctgtacAGACAACATCGAGATAATAGTTTCTCAAACCGgctccatctttttgaaacacgcTGTACAACAGACCGAGAAGTAAAAACACCAGGATGTGACTCCCAAGTCTAAGAAGCATCACTGACAGTCCTGAATTGCTCCCCAAAATAACCGTGCTCAACCAACACCGGCTTTGGGAGCCTCTCCTTTGTTTTCGTGTCCACCAGCTCACTTACCTACTGTACTTGCCCTTGCCCCCCGAGAGGACCCCGCCGCTCAGGGTGCCCCCCGAGAGCGCGGCGAAGCTGGCCGTCTCGCTGTAGTTGCCCTGCATGACGCTGAGCCCGTCGGTGGGGCTGCCGCTGGTGCTCAGCACGCTGGTCAAGCCCTCGATGCTGCTTTCGCCGATGCTGGGGTTCTTCAGGGCTCGCCAGGCGTCGGCCACTGCGGGGAGGAACGGCACAGGGATAGGGATCAGCACGGGAAAACGGGGTGGCTGCGATGGAGCTGGTGGGGGGCAGGCTCAGACTGACCCTCTGCCTCATCCAGGGCGAGGAAGAACTGAGATTTTGCCCACAGCTGATTACCAGCACAAGACTGAAGCAAACAAGTGCTTCTAGCCAAACCCAGGGAAAGAGAGACGTTCAGATTTGGGACATTTTAAGACCCCACTACTGTTTCATTACAAGAGGCAGTTACGGCACCTTGCTTCACCCCCTGCCCTTCACCAGTTACCACATTACCCGTGATCGGTCCATCGTCTTCATCAAACTCGATTTTCACACCCTTTCCATTGGCGGTGCTGACCCCGCAGCCACCGCCCCGGCACAGCGAGATGGGCACAACGCCGTAGACGTAGGCCAGCATGATGGGGACGCCGATACCTGGAGAGGAGGACGCGCTGAGTTAAGAGGAGCTTAAGGCTGAGCTGTGTGGGGCAGACGGAAAGGTCTCTTTGGGGTAGGGACTCTCTGTTGTGGAAGGAAAACGGGGCTGGGCCCACTTACCAACACTGACAGCAGCGATGACGGGAGAGGCGATGACTGACAAGGTGACACCACCAGTAATGGCCAAGTTCCTCTTGTGCTTAGAGGTTTTCTTTCCCTCGTACCTGCTGTGGAtctgagagaggaaaagcacCAGGTGAGAACAGAGCCTGGCCACAAGCAAACACCGGCAGAAAACACTAGCAAACTTGTGATTTTACAGCCTTGTCAGCTGGGTTAGCCTGTGAAGAACCTCATCTTGAGCACAGATCAGGTCTAGCAGGTGGGTCtgtgtttaagaaaaagaagcagctgcaaATACAGTCCTGACATGTTATTTCTTCCCTCTTGATGCCTCTTTATCAGCACAGACACACAACAGCAtcacagggcagcagggcagcaTCAAAACACAAGCGACTTATGTAAGGCAAAGGGTGATGTTCAGGGtccagctgctgtcccacagAGCCCATCATTACAGGATGTGTTAAAAAAGGACCAGGTTTCTCCTTGGGTTCTGCTGGTTCaaggcagcagcacaagcaCAATGCAAAACGCATTTTTGAGAGAACTTCAGCCTGGAGAGCTATCAGCCAccaccttccctctccccacacAAAGCCCAAAAGATAAGGCAAGCTTTAGAAGAAACAATTGAATTTTGGTTCTATGACAAGATCCACCCTTCGCATCAACTCCACATTTTGGGTGAGATGCCTCGAGTACAGAGAACGCCCCAAaagccccagatccctcagcttGTGCTCTCCACACTTACCTTCCTCCCGACATACACCGGGATGCCAATGACCATAGCGGGGATGGCAATGCCAGCAATGAGGGAAATGCCTACAGGAGCACCGATCAACGTGCCCAGCTGCCAGAGAATCTTCTTTTTACGACTCCATGGCTTTTTGCCCCAGAATGTACAGCCAGAGGGGCTtcatggaagggaaaaaatgacatTAACACCACAGCAATTCCTAAGTGCTCCTGAGAACCCCAAGTTCAGCCTCCACATGAACAGAACCCAAAACTTAGGAAGCGGGAGACAACGCAAAAAAggtttctcctcttttttcctccccatcattcccaagggaatggaaggaagaCGTGctaggggaggttcaggttggacattaggaaaaggttcttcacccagagggtgctggagctgtgggacaggctccccagggaggtgtcatggccccaagcctgacaatATTCAAGATGCGTTTGGACAACACTCTCGGACAcgtggtgtgaattttggggttgtcaaAACAGGGGGACAAAgcggggacaggagttggactcaatgatccttgtggttcccttccaactcagacCATTCTACAAGATTAGATGGCTAAGAAGGTGATTAGCACACCACCAGGCCTGTGTTTAATATTCAGCATTCCAAGAGCTCTCAAGCCCAGTTGTATCAGGAGGAGCTTTTCTTGGTGTGGACGAACACCCTCACACTCTCACGTGGGCAGAAAGTTCAGACCTTTGGGTCAGAAAGACGACAACTGGACTGACCGATTGGAGAAGCAGGAGGACAAAAGGCCAAGACACGAACCAAACTCCTCCAAGCAGCCCCCGAGCAGCTCGCGGTTACCTGAGGTAATGCAGGTCCGAGATCTCCTTCATGCAGAGCCAGCAGAACTCGCAGCCGCACACCGCGCACGTCATGTGGTTGCAGCTCCCGTCGTTCATCTTGATGATGTACGCGCTGCAGCGCGGGCACGGCTTGATGTCATCGGCTACGGGGAGGAAACGGGACTGAGTTGGACCCTCTGCGGTGAGTATGAGGAATCAACGCAGGGGATCTCGTTATGGACTGAAACTCTCGTTTTCTGCGCGGGCAGAA from Caloenas nicobarica isolate bCalNic1 chromosome 23, bCalNic1.hap1, whole genome shotgun sequence encodes the following:
- the RNF19B gene encoding E3 ubiquitin-protein ligase RNF19B produces the protein MGSERDSESPRSSSIHSAAAKCPKPGRRRRLSFQSVFSAAAASAAGGRRRAKAEPPPAAPPPPPAAPPAPPPPPPPPPPPPEEAPVVPEGGGEEELECPLCLVRQPAENAPRLLSCPHRSCGACLRQYLRIEITESRVNICCPECSERLNPADIRRLLRDSPHLVAKYEEFMLRRCLAADPDCRWCPAPDCGYAVIAYGCASCPKLTCEREGCQTEFCYHCKQIWHPNQTCDMARQQRAQTLRVRTKHTSGLSYGQESGPADDIKPCPRCSAYIIKMNDGSCNHMTCAVCGCEFCWLCMKEISDLHYLSPSGCTFWGKKPWSRKKKILWQLGTLIGAPVGISLIAGIAIPAMVIGIPVYVGRKIHSRYEGKKTSKHKRNLAITGGVTLSVIASPVIAAVSVGIGVPIMLAYVYGVVPISLCRGGGCGVSTANGKGVKIEFDEDDGPITVADAWRALKNPSIGESSIEGLTSVLSTSGSPTDGLSVMQGNYSETASFAALSGGTLSGGVLSGGKGKYSRLEVQADVQKEIFPKDSVSLGAISDNGSTRAMAGSIISSYNPQDRECNNMEIQVDIEAKPSHYQLASGSSTEDSLHVHTQMAENEEEEEEEEEEDGDQEQTCKHQSCEQKDCVTSKTWDITLAQPESIRSDLESSDSQSDDVPDITSDECDSPHSQTAAACPQTPKTRGAESPSAHLSHCAQAEGCRLDEMIKLECIEARV